From one Streptomyces sp. N50 genomic stretch:
- a CDS encoding kelch motif-containing protein: protein MAFQPSQKTRKTVLGIGGIAVLAGLNAPAALDFAGEQYHEYKITRPDYMAKYGSWDQIDIPKKYRTNAIHASLLHTGKVLIVAGSGNEQKKFNAGSFDTVLWDPKANTFKKIPTPVDFFCGGHSQLPSGNLLVAGGTARYELLDGEVKRAGGGMRVKNESPNKAMFLKKGTVFRSPAGVDYVSKFDVTVPKAKREFKVTYNARGVMQPWQTKVTASEVRVFVEAAEAGPMSVTENQAQYDIVGLKGKDANNTYGLSEKITLEKQDYQGIRAAYEFDPKAERYIPVDPMEKARWYPTLVGLDDGRVLAVSGLDDVGVIDQGDNEIYDPKTKKWTPGPKRYFPTYPALFLTKGGKLFYPASNAGYGPANKGREPGLWDLKTNKFTKVAGLNDPDETETSSSLLLPPAQDQKVMILGGGGVGESKKSTPRTAVVDLKQDSPVFKDGPNLPQGTRYLNSVIMPDDSVFTTNGSSDYRGRSASNIFKAQFYDPKGNAFREAAAPMVGRNYHSEALLLPDGRVVTFGSDPLFDDQANTKLGHFEQRMEIFTPPALHKNGTNRPVLQDGPQTLDRHHRATFRTDHPERVVKARLMRPSSVTHTTDVEQRSIELGLVKDGKSVTVDVPNDRALVPPGWYMLFVTDAQGTPSEAKWIQVQ from the coding sequence ATGGCCTTCCAGCCGTCCCAGAAAACCAGGAAGACCGTCCTCGGCATCGGCGGCATCGCCGTCCTGGCCGGTCTCAACGCCCCGGCCGCCCTGGACTTCGCCGGTGAGCAGTACCACGAGTACAAGATCACGCGGCCCGACTACATGGCCAAGTACGGCTCCTGGGACCAGATCGACATCCCGAAGAAGTACCGGACCAACGCCATCCACGCCTCGCTCCTGCACACCGGCAAGGTGCTGATCGTGGCCGGGTCGGGGAACGAGCAGAAGAAATTCAACGCGGGTTCGTTCGACACCGTGTTGTGGGATCCGAAGGCCAACACCTTCAAGAAGATCCCGACCCCGGTCGACTTCTTCTGCGGCGGACACAGCCAACTCCCCAGCGGCAACCTGCTGGTGGCCGGCGGCACCGCCCGCTACGAACTCCTCGACGGCGAGGTCAAGCGGGCCGGCGGCGGTATGCGCGTCAAGAACGAGAGCCCGAACAAGGCGATGTTCCTGAAGAAGGGCACCGTCTTCCGCTCCCCGGCCGGCGTCGACTACGTCAGCAAGTTCGACGTGACCGTCCCCAAGGCCAAGCGCGAGTTCAAGGTGACGTACAACGCCCGCGGTGTGATGCAGCCTTGGCAGACCAAGGTCACCGCGAGCGAGGTCCGTGTCTTCGTCGAGGCCGCCGAGGCGGGCCCGATGTCGGTCACCGAGAACCAGGCCCAGTACGACATCGTCGGCCTGAAGGGCAAGGACGCGAACAACACGTACGGCCTCTCCGAGAAGATCACCCTGGAGAAGCAGGACTACCAAGGCATCCGCGCCGCCTACGAGTTCGACCCGAAGGCTGAGCGGTACATCCCGGTCGACCCGATGGAGAAGGCCCGTTGGTACCCGACCCTCGTCGGCCTCGACGACGGCCGCGTCCTCGCCGTCTCCGGCCTCGACGACGTCGGCGTCATCGACCAGGGCGACAACGAGATCTACGACCCGAAGACCAAGAAGTGGACCCCGGGCCCCAAGCGTTACTTCCCCACCTACCCGGCCCTCTTCCTCACCAAGGGCGGCAAGCTCTTCTACCCGGCCTCGAACGCCGGCTACGGACCCGCCAACAAGGGCCGCGAGCCCGGCCTTTGGGACCTGAAGACCAACAAGTTCACCAAGGTCGCGGGCCTCAACGACCCCGACGAGACCGAGACCTCGTCCTCGCTCCTCCTGCCGCCCGCGCAGGACCAGAAGGTGATGATCCTCGGCGGCGGAGGCGTCGGCGAGTCCAAGAAGTCGACCCCGCGCACCGCGGTCGTCGACCTCAAGCAGGACAGCCCGGTCTTCAAGGACGGCCCCAACCTCCCCCAGGGCACCCGGTACTTGAACAGCGTGATCATGCCGGACGACTCGGTCTTCACCACGAACGGTTCCTCGGACTACCGCGGCCGCAGCGCCAGCAACATCTTCAAGGCGCAGTTCTACGACCCGAAGGGCAACGCCTTCCGCGAGGCCGCCGCCCCGATGGTCGGCCGCAACTACCATTCCGAGGCACTGCTGTTGCCCGACGGCCGGGTCGTCACGTTCGGCTCCGACCCGCTCTTCGACGACCAGGCCAACACCAAACTCGGCCACTTCGAGCAGCGCATGGAGATCTTCACCCCGCCCGCGCTGCACAAGAACGGCACCAACAGGCCCGTACTGCAAGACGGTCCGCAGACCCTGGACCGGCACCACCGCGCGACCTTCCGCACCGACCACCCCGAACGGGTCGTCAAGGCCCGCCTGATGCGGCCGAGTTCGGTCACGCACACGACGGACGTCGAGCAGCGCTCCATCGAACTCGGCCTCGTCAAGGACGGCAAGTCGGTGACGGTGGACGTCCCGAACGACCGGGCCCTGGTGCCGCCCGGCTGGTACATGCTCTTCGTGACGGACGCGCAGGGCACGCCGTCGGAGGCCAAGTGGATCCAGGTCCAGTGA
- a CDS encoding glycoside hydrolase family 6 protein, protein MSRLIRTFAALTVLGLAVGCSSASDVDEASVAGARSKGPMGDTTFWVDPASPAAEQIQMWEREGRKQDAALLKRIADEPTALWPAGEIDPGPVIRAATAAARQEGRTALFVAYDIPHRDCGQHSAGGAGDADAYRAWIGKFADALGDSKALVVLEPDAVAHMVDGCTPGEYQGEREQLLSEAVVRLKQQSGTRVYLDAGNPSWIQDSSKLVEPLKRAGVEEADGFSLNVSNFQTDAVTKKYGVQLSRDLGGKHFVVDTSRNGNGPLDGAWCNPPGRGLGTRPTTDTGEQALDAYLWIKRPGASDGTCEGGPDAGQWWPEYALELARNSKA, encoded by the coding sequence ATGTCCCGGCTGATCCGCACGTTCGCGGCACTCACGGTCCTCGGGCTCGCGGTGGGCTGTTCGTCCGCGTCCGACGTCGACGAGGCCTCCGTCGCCGGTGCCCGGTCCAAGGGGCCGATGGGCGACACGACCTTCTGGGTCGACCCGGCGAGTCCGGCGGCCGAGCAGATCCAGATGTGGGAGCGGGAGGGGCGCAAGCAGGACGCCGCCCTGCTCAAGCGGATCGCCGACGAGCCGACCGCGCTGTGGCCGGCCGGTGAGATCGACCCCGGCCCGGTGATCAGGGCGGCGACCGCGGCCGCGCGCCAGGAGGGTCGTACGGCGCTCTTCGTCGCGTACGACATCCCGCACCGCGACTGCGGTCAGCACTCGGCCGGCGGGGCGGGGGACGCCGACGCCTACCGGGCCTGGATCGGGAAGTTCGCCGACGCGCTGGGGGATTCCAAGGCACTGGTCGTGCTGGAGCCCGACGCCGTCGCGCACATGGTGGACGGCTGCACGCCCGGCGAATACCAGGGCGAGCGGGAGCAGTTGCTGAGCGAGGCGGTCGTGCGGCTGAAGCAGCAGTCGGGGACGAGGGTGTATCTCGACGCGGGCAACCCGTCCTGGATCCAGGACTCCTCGAAGCTCGTGGAGCCGCTGAAGCGGGCCGGGGTCGAGGAGGCCGACGGGTTCTCGCTCAACGTGTCCAACTTCCAGACGGACGCGGTGACGAAGAAGTACGGCGTCCAGCTGTCGCGGGACCTCGGCGGCAAGCACTTCGTCGTCGACACCAGCCGCAACGGCAACGGCCCGCTGGACGGCGCCTGGTGCAACCCGCCGGGCCGGGGCCTCGGCACCCGGCCGACCACCGACACCGGCGAGCAGGCCCTGGACGCCTATCTGTGGATCAAGCGGCCCGGCGCCTCGGACGGCACCTGCGAGGGCGGCCCGGACGCCGGTCAGTGGTGGCCGGAGTACGCCCTGGAGCTGGCTCGCAACTCCAAGGCGTAG
- a CDS encoding MarR family transcriptional regulator: MSKPLSLPFDPIARADEHWKQRWGNVPSMAAITSIMRAQQILLAEVDAVVKPYGLTFARYEALVLLTFSKAGELPMSKIGERLMVHPTSVTNTVDRLARSGLVARRPNPNDGRGTLASITDKGREVCDAATRDLMEMDFGLSAYDAEECGEIFAMLRPLRVAAEDFDEE, from the coding sequence GTGTCAAAGCCGCTCAGTCTTCCTTTCGACCCCATCGCCCGCGCCGACGAACACTGGAAACAGCGCTGGGGAAACGTGCCGTCCATGGCCGCCATCACCTCGATCATGCGGGCGCAGCAGATCCTGCTCGCCGAGGTCGACGCGGTCGTCAAGCCGTACGGACTGACCTTCGCGCGCTATGAGGCACTCGTGCTGCTCACCTTCTCCAAGGCGGGCGAGCTGCCGATGTCCAAGATCGGCGAGCGGCTCATGGTGCACCCCACGTCGGTGACGAACACCGTGGACCGGCTGGCGAGGTCCGGTCTCGTCGCCAGGCGCCCCAACCCCAACGACGGCCGCGGCACCCTCGCCTCCATCACCGACAAGGGCCGCGAGGTCTGCGACGCGGCCACCCGCGACCTGATGGAGATGGACTTCGGGCTGAGTGCCTACGACGCCGAGGAGTGCGGGGAGATCTTCGCGATGCTGCGGCCGCTGAGGGTCGCGGCGGAGGACTTCGACGAGGAGTGA
- a CDS encoding DUF3817 domain-containing protein yields MKKSVFTRYRVLAYTTGVLLVLLCLSMIAKYLLKIDGAGSFTEVVAIAHGWLYVVYLLFAFDLGSKAKWPVGKQLWVLLAGTIPTAAFFVERKISHELEGHFAEPAPVAAKV; encoded by the coding sequence ATGAAAAAGAGCGTGTTCACCCGCTACCGCGTTTTGGCGTACACCACGGGTGTGCTGCTGGTCCTGCTCTGCCTGAGCATGATCGCCAAGTACCTCCTGAAGATCGACGGCGCCGGGAGCTTCACCGAGGTCGTCGCCATCGCGCACGGCTGGCTGTACGTCGTCTACCTCCTCTTCGCCTTCGACCTGGGCTCCAAGGCGAAGTGGCCGGTCGGCAAGCAGCTGTGGGTGCTCCTCGCGGGCACGATCCCGACGGCCGCGTTCTTCGTCGAGCGGAAGATCAGCCACGAGCTGGAGGGCCACTTCGCCGAGCCGGCTCCGGTCGCCGCGAAGGTCTGA
- a CDS encoding methylmalonyl-CoA mutase — translation MDADAIAEGRRRWQARFDAARTREADFTTLSGDPVEPVYGPRPGDTYDGFERIGWPGEYPYTRGLYATGYRGRTWTIRQFAGFGNAEQTNERYKKILANGGGGLSVAFDMPTLMGRDSDDPRSLGEVGHCGVAIDSAADMEVLFKDIPLGDVTTSMTISGPAVPVFCMYLVAAERQGVDPAVLNGTLQTDIFKEYIAQKEWLFQPEPHLRLIGDLMEYCATGIRAYKPLSVSGYHIREAGSTAAQELAYTLADGFGYVELGLSRGMDVDVFAPGLSFFFDAHVDFFEEIAKFRAARRIWARWMRDVYGAKSEKAQWLRFHTQTAGVSLTAQQPYNNVVRTAVEALAAVLGGTNSLHTNALDETLALPSEQAAEIALRTQQVLMEETGVANVADPLGGSWYVEQLTDRIEADAEKIFEQIRERGLRAHPDGQHPIGPITSGILRGIEDGWFTGEIAEAAFQYQRSVEKGDKRVVGVNVHHGSVTGDLEILRVSHEVERDQIQELGTRKGARDEAAAGAALDAMLAAARDGSNMIGPMLDAARAEATLGEICGVLRDEWGVYTEPAGF, via the coding sequence ATGGACGCTGACGCCATCGCAGAGGGCCGCCGACGCTGGCAGGCCCGGTTCGACGCCGCACGCACGCGTGAGGCCGACTTCACCACGCTCTCCGGGGACCCGGTCGAGCCGGTGTACGGGCCTCGCCCCGGGGACACGTACGACGGCTTCGAGCGGATCGGATGGCCCGGCGAGTACCCCTACACGCGCGGGCTGTACGCCACGGGCTACCGGGGGCGGACCTGGACGATCCGGCAGTTCGCCGGGTTCGGGAATGCCGAGCAGACCAACGAGCGGTACAAGAAGATCCTGGCCAACGGCGGCGGGGGTCTGTCGGTGGCCTTCGACATGCCGACCCTGATGGGCCGCGACTCCGACGACCCGCGCTCGCTCGGCGAGGTCGGGCACTGCGGGGTCGCCATCGACTCCGCGGCCGACATGGAGGTCCTCTTCAAGGACATCCCGCTCGGCGATGTGACGACATCGATGACGATCAGCGGACCGGCCGTCCCCGTCTTCTGCATGTACCTGGTGGCGGCCGAGCGGCAGGGCGTGGACCCTGCCGTCCTCAACGGCACGCTCCAGACGGACATCTTCAAGGAGTACATCGCTCAGAAGGAGTGGCTCTTCCAGCCCGAGCCGCACCTGCGCCTCATCGGCGACCTCATGGAGTACTGCGCGACCGGCATCCGCGCCTACAAGCCGCTGTCCGTCTCCGGCTACCACATCCGCGAGGCCGGCTCCACGGCCGCGCAGGAGCTGGCGTACACGCTGGCCGACGGCTTCGGGTACGTCGAACTCGGCCTGTCCCGGGGCATGGACGTGGACGTCTTCGCGCCCGGCCTGTCCTTCTTCTTCGACGCGCACGTCGACTTCTTCGAGGAGATCGCCAAGTTCCGCGCGGCGCGCAGGATTTGGGCCCGCTGGATGCGGGACGTCTACGGCGCCAAGTCCGAGAAGGCCCAGTGGCTGCGCTTCCACACCCAGACCGCCGGCGTCTCGCTGACCGCGCAGCAGCCGTACAACAACGTGGTCCGTACGGCGGTCGAGGCACTGGCGGCGGTCCTCGGCGGGACCAACTCGCTGCACACCAACGCCCTGGACGAGACCCTCGCGCTGCCGAGCGAGCAGGCGGCGGAGATCGCGCTGCGCACGCAGCAGGTGCTGATGGAGGAGACCGGGGTCGCCAACGTCGCGGATCCGCTGGGCGGTTCGTGGTACGTCGAGCAGCTCACCGACCGCATCGAGGCGGACGCCGAGAAGATCTTCGAGCAGATCAGGGAGCGGGGCCTGCGGGCCCACCCGGACGGACAGCATCCGATCGGCCCGATCACCTCCGGCATCCTGCGCGGCATCGAGGACGGCTGGTTCACCGGCGAGATCGCCGAGGCCGCGTTCCAGTACCAGCGGTCCGTCGAGAAGGGCGACAAGCGGGTCGTCGGTGTGAACGTCCACCACGGCTCCGTAACCGGCGACCTGGAAATTCTGCGCGTCAGCCACGAGGTGGAGCGGGACCAGATCCAGGAGTTGGGCACGCGCAAGGGCGCACGGGACGAGGCGGCCGCAGGGGCGGCCCTGGACGCGATGCTCGCGGCGGCGCGCGACGGGTCGAACATGATCGGCCCGATGCTGGACGCTGCGCGGGCGGAGGCGACGCTGGGGGAGATCTGTGGGGTGCTGCGGGACGAGTGGGGGGTTTACACGGAGCCTGCCGGGTTCTAG
- a CDS encoding tetratricopeptide repeat protein, whose translation MQPRNMSMSGVVDLAAVKAAQEAKVKAEQARAETARQGGGGAVSPADLVIDVDEAGFESEVLQRSTEVPVVIDFWAEWCEPCKQLSPLLERLALDYNGRFVLARIDVDANQMLMQQFGVQGIPAVFAVVAGQALPLFQGAAAEPQIRQTLDQLIQVAEQRFGLTGLDVDPDAAPGDRPEAVAEVPAGPYDALLEAAVQALDAGDFGGAVQAYKNVLSDDPGNSEAKLGLAQAELLHRVSTLDPQQVRTEAAEKPGDVPAQIAAADLDLVGGHVEDAFSRLIDTVRRTVGDDRDAVRLRLLELFEVVGADDPRVTAARRALARALF comes from the coding sequence ATGCAGCCACGGAACATGTCCATGAGCGGAGTCGTCGACCTCGCCGCGGTGAAGGCGGCCCAGGAGGCCAAGGTCAAGGCGGAGCAGGCGCGCGCCGAGACCGCCAGGCAGGGCGGCGGCGGTGCCGTCTCCCCGGCCGACCTGGTGATCGACGTAGATGAGGCGGGGTTCGAGAGCGAGGTCCTGCAGCGGTCCACCGAGGTCCCGGTCGTCATCGACTTCTGGGCCGAGTGGTGCGAGCCGTGCAAGCAGCTGAGCCCGCTCCTGGAGCGGCTCGCGCTTGATTACAACGGGCGCTTCGTCCTTGCCAGGATCGACGTCGACGCCAATCAGATGCTGATGCAGCAGTTCGGGGTGCAGGGCATTCCGGCCGTCTTCGCGGTGGTCGCCGGCCAGGCGCTCCCGCTCTTCCAGGGGGCCGCCGCCGAGCCGCAGATCCGGCAGACCCTCGACCAGTTGATCCAGGTCGCCGAGCAGCGCTTCGGCCTGACCGGTCTCGACGTCGACCCCGACGCCGCGCCGGGCGACCGGCCCGAGGCCGTCGCCGAGGTGCCGGCGGGACCGTACGACGCGCTGCTCGAAGCCGCCGTACAGGCCCTGGACGCGGGGGACTTCGGCGGTGCCGTGCAGGCCTACAAGAACGTGCTGAGCGACGACCCGGGCAACTCCGAGGCCAAACTGGGGCTCGCCCAGGCCGAGTTGCTGCACCGTGTCTCGACGCTCGACCCCCAGCAGGTGCGCACCGAGGCCGCCGAGAAGCCGGGTGACGTGCCCGCGCAGATCGCCGCCGCCGACCTGGATCTGGTGGGCGGTCATGTCGAGGACGCCTTCAGCCGGCTGATCGACACCGTGCGGCGCACGGTGGGTGACGACCGGGACGCCGTACGGCTGCGGCTGCTGGAGCTGTTCGAGGTCGTCGGGGCCGATGACCCCAGGGTGACGGCGGCCCGGCGGGCCCTGGCGCGGGCGCTGTTCTGA
- a CDS encoding DUF6230 family protein, translated as MESQVRGGTRWKRFAVVMVPSVAATACIGVALAQGALAASFSVSGQSFKVTADKLVGTGFAQYGAIDSGYNLDGTKTAHPVAVSSFSNAEITNMCQSVVTPNIPLLGSVSLTLKAGGDGTPVEADNLYIDVDNLQADATFENIRIGVAGKDLKGPGIRSGDAANPFGFGQDADKATLVGVKQTAWATTAGTFKLSGLKMSLSAGTHECY; from the coding sequence ATGGAGTCCCAGGTGCGTGGCGGGACGAGATGGAAGCGCTTCGCTGTGGTCATGGTGCCCAGCGTCGCCGCTACGGCGTGTATAGGTGTGGCCCTCGCGCAGGGCGCGCTTGCCGCGTCGTTCAGCGTTTCGGGTCAGTCTTTCAAGGTGACGGCGGACAAGCTCGTCGGCACGGGCTTCGCGCAGTACGGAGCCATCGACTCGGGGTACAACCTCGACGGCACGAAGACGGCGCACCCGGTCGCGGTGTCGTCGTTCAGCAATGCCGAGATCACGAACATGTGCCAGTCCGTGGTCACCCCGAACATCCCGCTGCTCGGCTCGGTGAGTCTGACGCTGAAGGCGGGCGGTGACGGCACCCCGGTCGAGGCTGACAATCTCTACATCGATGTCGACAACCTCCAGGCCGACGCGACGTTCGAGAACATCCGGATCGGTGTGGCCGGCAAGGACCTCAAGGGTCCCGGCATCAGGAGCGGCGACGCCGCGAACCCGTTCGGATTCGGTCAGGACGCCGACAAGGCCACCCTGGTCGGCGTCAAGCAGACGGCGTGGGCGACCACCGCAGGGACCTTCAAGCTCAGTGGGCTGAAGATGTCGCTGTCGGCGGGCACCCACGAGTGCTACTAG
- a CDS encoding DUF6114 domain-containing protein yields the protein MSAETPAASGQFTHRRLQFRAWRGTRPFWAGLFVMLGGLPIAYFPYAHLQIGHLTLAMATTAGAGSLIIGVLLVVLGFSLWFQKHVRTFAGVAAILLALVSIPVSNLGGFLIGFLLAMVGGALAVSWAPGAPPQPQAPQDVAQGEGGAPAAATPYEAAPHDSASYYAKPQEPAPYESAEGTGEPNDLSGTSPVNNGANGRHSAG from the coding sequence ATGAGCGCCGAGACTCCTGCCGCATCCGGTCAGTTCACCCACCGGAGGCTGCAGTTTCGTGCCTGGCGTGGCACGAGGCCGTTCTGGGCCGGTCTGTTCGTCATGCTCGGCGGACTCCCGATCGCCTACTTCCCGTACGCGCATCTCCAGATCGGGCATCTGACGCTGGCGATGGCCACCACCGCGGGCGCCGGGTCCCTGATCATCGGCGTACTGCTGGTCGTCCTGGGCTTCAGCCTCTGGTTCCAGAAGCACGTCCGCACGTTCGCGGGTGTCGCGGCGATCCTGCTGGCGCTGGTGTCCATCCCCGTGTCCAACCTCGGCGGCTTCCTGATCGGCTTCCTCCTCGCCATGGTCGGCGGGGCACTGGCCGTGTCGTGGGCGCCGGGCGCACCGCCACAGCCGCAGGCGCCGCAGGACGTCGCACAGGGAGAGGGCGGCGCCCCCGCCGCGGCCACGCCGTACGAGGCCGCGCCGCACGACTCCGCGTCGTACTACGCCAAGCCGCAGGAGCCCGCGCCGTACGAGTCCGCCGAGGGTACGGGCGAGCCGAACGATCTGTCAGGAACGAGCCCGGTGAACAACGGGGCGAACGGGAGGCACAGTGCCGGCTGA